A single region of the Pseudorhizobium banfieldiae genome encodes:
- a CDS encoding AAA family ATPase: MRPIRLSLQAFGPFATTEIVDFRSALETGLFGIYGQTGAGKSRLFSAMSFALFGAPTKTDQEPRSLRSDHSAPDLPTEVEFVFELGAKTYLIRRRPAQERPKARGEGTTEDAAEASLFDVTGIPVDTLGPSQSGRVIAEKKVSLVGQHIEQLLGYGADQFRQIVLLPQGKFETFLAAKTDARVEILRDLFDVKIYRDLAARLKEEASEAERALRDQRALYVARLEERGFESAEALELGIAAAEAKVEEKQGIQQGAETKAETARIALTEGEQIERAFVAVDTARKALDNLEAKTGELEELAKRIEAVGNALQARDLEAAWRDAEQESRNGVEAVTMAEAELNIANGAKKQTAQKLVEAQLGEERRQQVQADLTRLEAIENQVGQAADLRSAFDDAAKDEASAKKALAEAADTRENLKSQRDATDLALEQARKTEASRGKLTGELADVSRERIKAVAHAKAQKAVAEAERKVEAASDELATKAEAAKVADAALVDAEARLSRTQAIILAEKLIEGTPCPVCGSQDHPTPAHGTPEQSGLTEAFRIAQVQARNTAEAKVRAESELGNFRTRLDEMKRALEEQERPERTLAELEAEIARLEGDVATLGKAVDLDAMAEQLAKLKRKVTEAETAEATARTAAGKAETALAGARAKLDTVIEALPEGLRTPEAVVARREALQREQRQLSEAVAVATQQDRAASEALTRAQEQLEAAKRARDAQQQRVLKAQGDFGARLAEVGLDKAGYDACKAHFPTLDADRKKVTDHRDGLIAARTTLQNATAACADRERPDLAPLQLALDNATQELNAANDALSTARTDVSSLTKFTESLAEALAKTERLESETGPLRGLADLANGKNDFKMTLETFAIGAMFDQVLEAANMRLEPMTRGRYRLTRGLEASGGRGKRGLEIEVFDINTGKARPTVTLSGGETFIAALALALGLADVVESLSGKIRMDTIFIDEGFGSLDTENGAGTLDQVIQVLAALTEGSRAVGLISHVGLVQEAIPQGFYVRSTPSGSRVEERRGLG, encoded by the coding sequence ATGAGACCCATTCGCCTATCGCTTCAGGCCTTTGGGCCGTTCGCAACAACTGAAATAGTGGATTTCCGCTCTGCGCTGGAAACAGGGCTGTTCGGAATCTACGGCCAGACAGGAGCTGGGAAGTCGAGGTTGTTTTCGGCGATGTCTTTCGCGCTTTTCGGGGCACCAACCAAGACCGATCAGGAACCACGTTCGCTCCGTTCGGATCACTCGGCGCCGGATCTGCCCACCGAAGTCGAATTTGTTTTTGAGCTGGGTGCCAAGACCTACTTGATCCGTCGTCGTCCGGCGCAGGAGCGTCCGAAGGCGCGCGGTGAAGGGACCACTGAGGACGCGGCGGAAGCCTCGCTGTTCGATGTCACCGGGATTCCGGTGGACACACTTGGTCCGAGCCAGTCTGGCCGTGTCATTGCTGAAAAGAAGGTCTCGCTAGTCGGGCAACATATCGAGCAGCTGTTGGGATATGGGGCAGATCAGTTTCGACAGATCGTGCTCTTGCCACAAGGCAAGTTCGAGACGTTCCTGGCTGCAAAAACGGATGCGCGTGTCGAGATATTGCGGGATCTCTTCGACGTGAAGATCTATCGCGATCTCGCCGCACGGCTGAAGGAAGAAGCCTCAGAGGCAGAACGAGCGTTGCGCGACCAGCGCGCTCTCTACGTGGCTCGACTCGAGGAACGTGGCTTCGAGAGCGCCGAGGCGCTGGAACTCGGAATTGCCGCAGCCGAAGCCAAAGTCGAAGAAAAGCAGGGCATTCAGCAGGGGGCGGAGACGAAAGCCGAAACTGCGCGCATAGCTCTGACCGAAGGAGAGCAGATCGAAAGGGCCTTTGTTGCCGTTGATACGGCGCGGAAGGCACTTGACAATCTAGAAGCGAAAACGGGCGAGCTCGAAGAACTGGCCAAGCGGATTGAGGCCGTCGGGAATGCCTTGCAGGCCCGTGATCTTGAGGCGGCTTGGCGCGATGCGGAGCAGGAAAGCCGGAATGGGGTAGAGGCTGTCACGATGGCCGAGGCGGAACTCAACATCGCCAATGGGGCAAAGAAGCAAACGGCGCAAAAACTGGTCGAGGCACAGTTGGGCGAGGAGCGGCGGCAGCAAGTTCAGGCTGACCTGACAAGATTGGAGGCGATCGAGAACCAGGTCGGGCAGGCAGCCGATCTTCGAAGCGCGTTCGACGACGCTGCGAAGGACGAAGCTTCGGCGAAGAAGGCTCTGGCCGAGGCCGCAGATACCCGCGAAAACCTCAAGTCTCAGCGCGATGCGACCGATCTAGCGCTAGAGCAGGCGCGAAAGACCGAGGCGTCGCGAGGCAAGCTGACTGGAGAACTGGCCGATGTTAGTCGGGAGCGGATCAAGGCAGTGGCGCATGCTAAGGCGCAAAAGGCTGTCGCGGAGGCCGAACGAAAAGTCGAAGCGGCATCTGACGAACTGGCGACAAAAGCCGAAGCGGCGAAAGTCGCCGACGCGGCCCTGGTTGATGCGGAGGCACGGCTTTCTCGCACGCAAGCGATTATTCTGGCGGAGAAGTTGATCGAAGGGACGCCGTGCCCTGTCTGTGGTTCTCAAGATCATCCTACGCCGGCCCATGGTACACCCGAACAATCTGGTTTGACCGAAGCGTTTCGGATCGCGCAGGTTCAGGCGAGAAATACAGCCGAAGCCAAGGTTCGGGCCGAAAGTGAACTCGGCAATTTCCGAACGCGGCTCGACGAAATGAAGCGGGCGCTGGAGGAACAGGAACGCCCTGAGCGCACATTGGCGGAACTCGAGGCTGAAATCGCACGGCTTGAAGGCGACGTCGCCACGCTTGGAAAAGCGGTCGATCTAGACGCGATGGCGGAGCAGTTGGCCAAACTCAAGCGGAAGGTGACCGAGGCAGAAACTGCCGAGGCTACGGCGCGAACCGCTGCGGGAAAGGCCGAGACCGCTCTTGCCGGCGCGCGCGCCAAGCTGGACACAGTGATCGAGGCCCTGCCGGAAGGTCTGCGCACGCCCGAGGCGGTTGTCGCTCGGCGGGAGGCTTTGCAGAGAGAGCAGAGGCAACTCTCCGAGGCGGTGGCAGTGGCGACGCAACAGGACCGAGCCGCCAGCGAAGCGCTCACCCGTGCGCAAGAGCAGCTTGAAGCAGCGAAGCGGGCACGCGACGCGCAGCAGCAGCGCGTGCTAAAGGCGCAAGGTGATTTTGGCGCTCGGCTTGCCGAGGTCGGGCTGGACAAAGCTGGATATGATGCTTGCAAGGCGCATTTCCCGACGCTCGACGCCGACCGCAAGAAGGTGACCGATCACCGCGATGGCTTGATCGCTGCTCGCACGACATTGCAGAACGCCACAGCCGCTTGCGCAGATCGTGAACGCCCGGACCTTGCCCCGCTTCAGTTGGCACTCGACAACGCTACCCAAGAGTTGAACGCCGCCAACGATGCGCTTTCAACGGCAAGAACGGATGTATCGTCCCTAACCAAGTTCACGGAATCGCTGGCTGAGGCCTTGGCCAAAACCGAGAGGCTTGAGTCCGAAACCGGGCCGCTCCGGGGGCTGGCCGATCTGGCCAACGGCAAGAACGATTTCAAGATGACACTCGAGACCTTCGCGATCGGTGCAATGTTCGACCAGGTTCTCGAGGCGGCGAATATGCGGCTCGAACCTATGACACGTGGTCGCTACCGGCTGACGCGTGGGCTAGAGGCATCTGGCGGTCGCGGCAAACGTGGGCTCGAAATCGAGGTCTTCGACATCAACACCGGCAAGGCGCGTCCGACAGTCACGCTGTCCGGGGGCGAGACCTTCATCGCGGCACTGGCACTGGCACTTGGCCTCGCCGATGTAGTCGAAAGCCTGTCGGGTAAAATCCGGATGGACACGATCTTTATCGACGAGGGTTTTGGCAGCCTCGATACCGAGAATGGGGCGGGCACGCTGGATCAAGTGATCCAGGTTCTTGCTGCGCTGACAGAGGGCAGCCGAGCTGTGGGTCTGATCTCGCATGTCGGGCTGGTGCAGGAGGCTATTCCACAAGGCTTCTACGTGCGATCGACCCCAAGCGGCAGCCGGGTCGAGGAAAGGAGGGGGCTGGGATGA
- a CDS encoding recombinase family protein, with amino-acid sequence MPLIGYARVSTEDQTPLPQSEALQSAGCVEIFEEHASGGNRARPVLARVLERISKGDTLVVVRIDRLARSLSHLLEVIERLEAKGAFFRSLQDPIDTSSPQGKFTLQVLGAAAEFERALIRERTKAGLASARAKGRVGGNPGLRTKDPAALRKVRLARQDGYMERLNETAQDWVPHVRRLRPDMAWEDVLRIINAPLPHDRHWTQSRLLRAVKAYVRDGFLPAEVLGRAGRRETEDRLPAIVAAIKGADPEITLQAICDRLESMRERTPRGRTSWQPSSVRMLLERAEKLGLL; translated from the coding sequence ATGCCCCTGATAGGCTATGCGCGCGTATCCACAGAGGATCAGACCCCCCTGCCCCAATCGGAAGCCCTTCAATCTGCGGGTTGCGTAGAGATCTTTGAAGAGCACGCCTCAGGCGGCAATCGTGCGCGGCCGGTGCTTGCGCGCGTGTTGGAGCGCATCAGCAAGGGCGACACGCTGGTTGTCGTTCGGATCGATCGGCTTGCGCGGTCCCTGTCGCACTTGCTCGAGGTGATAGAGCGGCTGGAGGCCAAGGGTGCCTTCTTCCGCTCGCTGCAGGACCCGATCGACACGTCCTCGCCGCAGGGCAAGTTCACTCTGCAGGTTCTGGGCGCCGCGGCCGAGTTTGAACGCGCTCTGATCCGCGAGCGTACCAAGGCGGGTCTTGCCTCTGCACGCGCCAAAGGGCGCGTTGGTGGCAATCCTGGGCTTCGCACCAAGGACCCCGCCGCGCTTCGAAAGGTAAGGCTTGCCCGGCAGGATGGCTACATGGAGCGCCTCAATGAGACCGCGCAGGATTGGGTCCCCCATGTGCGCCGCCTGCGCCCCGATATGGCTTGGGAAGACGTGCTGCGGATCATCAATGCCCCCCTGCCCCACGACCGCCACTGGACCCAAAGCCGTTTACTCCGCGCGGTGAAAGCATATGTGCGGGACGGGTTCCTGCCCGCTGAAGTGCTTGGACGCGCTGGACGTCGCGAAACAGAAGATCGCCTGCCTGCGATTGTCGCAGCAATCAAAGGTGCTGACCCCGAGATCACCTTGCAGGCAATCTGTGACCGACTGGAATCCATGCGTGAGCGCACCCCTCGCGGTCGCACCAGCTGGCAGCCTTCCTCAGTCAGAATGTTGCTGGAGCGGGCTGAAAAGCTGGGGCTCCTTTGA
- the repA gene encoding plasmid partitioning protein RepA, protein MSETEQDLDIAIGHYAELLASNLHAQRAAHFPPDAKKVMRTLTSGEAAELLGVDHTYLRKLHREGKIVDVETTAGSHRRYTLDDIWEIRQTLERNAKKSGAYVPGRRDGDELQVVSVVNFKGGSGKTTTSAHLAQRLALKGYRVLAIDLDPQASLSALHGIQPELDLMEGGTLYDAVRYDDPVPIGEVIRKTYIRGLDLIPGNLELMEFEHETPAAIQRGGAKAFFARVHDALDSVEANYDVVVIDCPPQLGFLTMSALSASSGVLVTVHPQMLDLMSMSQFLRMTADLLGVIRDAGANLRFDWLRFLPTRYKVGDAPQTEVIAFIRGLFGRSVLTNHMVESTAISDAGLTKQTLYEADKKDFTRQTFDRAIESMNAVNDEIAEIIQNTWGRNGKKA, encoded by the coding sequence ATGAGCGAAACAGAGCAGGATCTAGACATCGCCATCGGGCACTACGCGGAACTTCTCGCGTCGAACCTGCATGCTCAGCGCGCTGCCCACTTCCCGCCGGATGCAAAGAAGGTGATGCGCACTTTGACCAGCGGCGAAGCTGCTGAACTCCTTGGCGTCGATCATACCTATCTTCGGAAGCTTCATCGAGAAGGAAAGATCGTTGACGTCGAGACGACGGCTGGAAGTCATCGCCGCTATACGCTCGACGATATCTGGGAAATCCGTCAAACTCTTGAAAGAAATGCAAAAAAGTCTGGAGCTTACGTTCCTGGGCGCCGTGACGGCGACGAGCTTCAAGTCGTTTCAGTGGTGAACTTCAAGGGCGGCAGCGGCAAAACGACGACGTCTGCTCACCTCGCTCAACGCTTGGCGCTTAAGGGGTACAGGGTTCTTGCGATCGATCTCGACCCTCAAGCATCCCTTTCAGCCCTTCATGGAATCCAGCCGGAACTCGACCTTATGGAGGGCGGAACCCTCTATGATGCCGTTCGCTACGACGATCCGGTTCCGATCGGCGAAGTGATCCGCAAGACCTACATCCGCGGCCTTGATCTTATCCCGGGCAACCTTGAACTCATGGAGTTCGAGCACGAGACGCCTGCTGCTATCCAGCGAGGAGGAGCGAAGGCGTTTTTTGCGAGAGTTCATGATGCTCTCGATAGTGTTGAAGCAAACTACGACGTTGTTGTGATCGACTGCCCACCGCAGCTTGGTTTCTTGACGATGTCAGCCCTTTCAGCGTCCTCGGGTGTCCTCGTGACGGTTCACCCGCAGATGCTTGACCTCATGTCGATGTCCCAATTCCTGCGAATGACTGCGGATCTCCTGGGAGTGATCAGGGATGCAGGCGCAAATCTGCGCTTTGATTGGCTGCGCTTTTTGCCAACGCGATACAAAGTCGGCGATGCGCCACAAACCGAAGTCATCGCCTTCATTCGCGGGCTGTTTGGTAGGTCGGTTCTGACCAATCACATGGTTGAATCGACCGCAATTTCTGACGCCGGCTTGACCAAGCAAACACTCTACGAAGCTGACAAGAAGGACTTCACGCGTCAGACGTTTGATCGTGCGATCGAATCCATGAACGCAGTGAACGATGAGATCGCTGAAATCATCCAGAACACATGGGGGCGGAATGGCAAGAAAGCCTAA
- the repB gene encoding plasmid partitioning protein RepB — protein sequence MARKPKLGLPLQTLRNAPDALEGRRLRGGVFEIDPAQIVTEGRLDDRLQIEVEGLKNSISKNGQRVPVLVRPLEGDRYNLIYGRRRLEACRELGIKVRAIVTEVEGDQALRDQLLENQERRDLSFIERALVATALLDGDHLEGAERTNRGVAEVLNLHEAGVSQLLSVVRTVGEELIQAIGAAPGIGRPRWEELKKALGAYDGDRDQLQAVAHAAKSESSGSVDEVSERAFLAVLAAAKSAEKKASPSRNGVPALAIPGVGAATVKTGRRGKQLKLDLTTDEPDFISWLEGNAPKLITELHERWKRSGD from the coding sequence ATGGCAAGAAAGCCTAAACTTGGCCTGCCACTGCAGACCCTTCGCAACGCTCCTGACGCTCTTGAAGGGCGCCGACTGCGTGGAGGTGTGTTTGAGATCGATCCGGCGCAGATTGTTACCGAAGGACGGTTGGATGACAGGCTTCAAATTGAAGTTGAGGGCCTGAAAAACTCTATATCCAAGAACGGTCAGCGTGTGCCTGTCTTGGTCCGCCCACTGGAAGGTGATCGCTACAACCTGATTTATGGCCGTAGACGCCTAGAAGCATGTCGCGAACTCGGTATCAAAGTTAGAGCCATCGTCACTGAGGTTGAGGGTGATCAAGCGCTTCGTGATCAGCTTCTCGAGAATCAAGAGCGTCGTGATCTGAGCTTTATTGAGCGTGCGCTTGTTGCGACGGCGCTTCTCGACGGTGATCATTTGGAAGGGGCTGAGCGTACAAATCGAGGTGTCGCCGAAGTCCTTAACCTCCACGAAGCTGGGGTATCACAACTCTTGAGTGTCGTTCGGACGGTCGGCGAGGAACTCATCCAGGCAATCGGTGCAGCTCCCGGGATTGGTCGCCCGAGATGGGAAGAGCTCAAAAAGGCTTTGGGTGCTTACGACGGTGATCGAGACCAACTGCAAGCCGTAGCTCATGCAGCCAAGTCCGAAAGTTCCGGCTCGGTCGATGAGGTTTCTGAGCGTGCGTTTCTCGCAGTGCTGGCAGCTGCGAAGAGCGCAGAGAAGAAAGCAAGCCCGTCTAGAAATGGCGTGCCTGCTTTGGCGATCCCCGGCGTCGGAGCGGCAACGGTCAAGACGGGTCGCCGAGGCAAGCAGCTTAAACTCGATCTGACTACCGATGAACCTGATTTTATCAGCTGGTTGGAGGGCAATGCCCCAAAGCTGATTACCGAGCTTCATGAGCGCTGGAAGCGTTCAGGAGACTGA
- the repC gene encoding plasmid replication protein RepC codes for MEYTPISPFMRPISHAHLRVIERPEASVPGRPVNKWELLRELSKAQAAFGVSERDLTVLQGLLSFFPDDALGGNAEMVVFPSNKAICERLNGMPCSTMRRHLARLVEASLLQRRDSPNGKRYVRKHGEERVAFGFDLSPLYCQSEEIARAAEAVREAEERVRRLREVVSLMRRDLAALAEFGEEMQPGLRIWNQLRDKAVLTARALRRKLSTEDLAAYRADLEALLDQARNIIDGPETEEMNTNDAQSERHLHNSNKESIDLEPALEKSGAAAGVPDLNTDEPVAEVDEQDTRLLPKIPLHLVIAACPSLKTFYQGEIRHWHQLFDAASHVRPAMGISASAWEEAQRFMGPEQASIAVAAMLERFEDIRSPGGYLRALTAKAAEGEFSCGPMVMALIGRRSAA; via the coding sequence ATGGAGTACACACCGATTTCGCCGTTTATGCGGCCGATCTCGCACGCCCATCTGCGCGTCATCGAGCGACCCGAGGCATCTGTTCCGGGCAGACCCGTCAACAAGTGGGAACTCCTGCGCGAGCTCTCCAAGGCGCAAGCGGCCTTTGGCGTGTCGGAACGTGACTTGACTGTTTTGCAGGGGCTCCTCAGCTTCTTTCCAGACGATGCACTTGGCGGGAACGCCGAGATGGTAGTCTTCCCCTCGAACAAGGCGATCTGTGAGCGCCTGAATGGCATGCCGTGCTCAACGATGCGTCGTCACCTCGCGCGTCTTGTCGAGGCTAGTTTGCTCCAGCGGCGCGATAGCCCCAATGGGAAGCGCTACGTCCGCAAGCACGGCGAAGAGCGCGTCGCCTTTGGCTTCGATCTTTCCCCGCTCTACTGCCAGTCCGAGGAGATCGCCCGGGCTGCAGAGGCTGTACGTGAGGCTGAGGAGCGCGTCAGGCGTCTGAGAGAGGTCGTAAGCCTCATGCGGCGTGATCTCGCGGCCCTCGCGGAGTTCGGAGAGGAGATGCAGCCAGGCCTACGCATCTGGAATCAGCTTCGCGACAAGGCTGTCCTTACAGCTCGCGCGCTTCGCCGCAAGCTTTCAACTGAGGACCTCGCGGCCTATCGAGCCGATCTTGAAGCACTCCTCGACCAGGCGCGCAACATCATTGATGGACCTGAAACAGAAGAAATGAACACCAATGATGCCCAGTCTGAGCGTCACCTTCATAATTCAAATAAAGAGTCTATAGATCTTGAACCTGCTTTAGAAAAAAGCGGGGCGGCGGCCGGCGTGCCAGACTTGAACACGGATGAGCCTGTTGCTGAGGTTGATGAACAGGACACAAGACTCCTGCCAAAGATCCCGCTGCACCTAGTGATCGCGGCATGTCCCTCGCTCAAGACCTTCTACCAAGGCGAAATCCGGCATTGGCATCAGCTTTTCGACGCGGCTTCCCATGTGCGGCCAGCCATGGGGATCAGTGCGTCTGCATGGGAAGAAGCGCAGCGATTCATGGGTCCGGAGCAAGCATCGATCGCTGTTGCTGCCATGCTTGAACGCTTTGAGGACATCAGATCGCCTGGTGGATACTTGCGAGCTCTGACTGCCAAAGCTGCGGAGGGTGAGTTTTCCTGTGGGCCGATGGTCATGGCGTTGATTGGGCGACGATCTGCAGCTTAA
- a CDS encoding ISL3 family transposase — MRTKSKWSPGPGVKVLGVALTVDDGWVVSAAGSKIGICPDCGCRSRSRHGWSCRSLQDLPVQGKPVTVKLLLSRWRCAHGECARRTFTDRLPTVADPYARRTRRVGEIVGLLGHSTGGRPGERLMQRLGIPVSDDTILRQLKRDAAVAQRNSKIRVVGIDDWSWRRATSYGTIMVDLERRSVIDILDDRSVENAAKWLRSHPSIEIVSRDRCGLYAQATREGAPQARQVADRFHLVQNLRSAIEEQMNLSGRATGRAILSEDAIVDAATHRRRARLAHRQSRQEIFDMLHALRQQGLSYSEIARRTGYERRSITKWLKFEAPPDRRRAALNPTSPWYFEAFLAQCWRDGNRRGRHLFHDVKQRGYTGSFSNLERLLGAWRRAERRQADDVPPAALKSEPVRDPETGHAISPVVAAALCIKPRGLLTDRQARKVDALKQGSEAFAEMRRLAMRFNGILRGKRSAPLDAWIDDAIDSDLIPIMRFARVLRRDIHAVNNAIELPWSNGQAEGQINRLKTLKRAMYGRAGPELLKARMLPRLHTK; from the coding sequence ATGCGAACGAAATCGAAATGGTCGCCCGGCCCAGGGGTCAAAGTACTGGGTGTCGCGCTCACCGTTGATGACGGTTGGGTTGTTTCCGCAGCTGGATCCAAGATCGGAATTTGCCCCGATTGTGGATGTCGAAGCCGAAGTCGGCATGGCTGGTCCTGCCGCAGCCTCCAGGATCTGCCAGTCCAGGGCAAGCCCGTCACAGTGAAGCTCCTGCTGAGCCGCTGGCGATGTGCACATGGGGAATGCGCACGACGAACGTTCACCGACCGTCTTCCGACGGTAGCTGATCCATACGCGCGTCGGACGAGAAGGGTCGGAGAGATTGTCGGGCTGCTCGGGCATAGCACTGGCGGCCGTCCTGGCGAGCGGTTGATGCAGCGGCTCGGCATACCGGTCAGCGACGACACCATCCTGCGGCAACTGAAACGGGATGCTGCAGTTGCCCAACGCAATTCCAAGATACGTGTAGTCGGTATCGATGATTGGAGTTGGCGGCGCGCGACGAGCTATGGGACCATCATGGTCGACCTCGAGCGCCGCTCGGTCATTGACATACTGGATGACCGTAGCGTCGAGAATGCGGCCAAGTGGCTTCGGAGTCATCCTTCCATCGAGATTGTCAGCCGCGACCGCTGCGGCCTGTATGCGCAGGCCACCCGTGAAGGCGCACCGCAGGCCCGGCAGGTTGCCGATCGGTTTCATCTGGTCCAGAACCTTCGTTCGGCCATCGAAGAACAGATGAACCTTTCTGGGCGTGCCACCGGCAGGGCCATTCTTTCGGAGGACGCAATTGTTGACGCTGCGACACATCGCCGGCGCGCCCGTCTCGCGCATAGGCAATCTCGCCAGGAGATATTCGACATGCTCCATGCCTTGCGCCAGCAAGGGCTGTCCTACAGCGAGATCGCCAGACGGACCGGCTATGAGCGTCGCAGCATAACGAAGTGGCTCAAGTTCGAAGCTCCACCAGACAGGCGACGAGCAGCACTGAACCCCACATCACCATGGTATTTCGAAGCCTTCCTTGCCCAATGCTGGAGGGATGGGAACCGGCGTGGACGGCATCTGTTTCATGACGTCAAGCAGCGCGGCTACACCGGCAGCTTCTCCAATCTGGAGCGGTTGCTCGGAGCTTGGCGGCGGGCCGAAAGGCGACAGGCCGATGATGTACCGCCCGCCGCGTTGAAGTCGGAACCGGTTCGAGATCCCGAAACCGGTCATGCAATCTCTCCGGTGGTTGCCGCGGCGCTATGTATCAAGCCGCGAGGCCTGCTGACGGACCGGCAGGCAAGGAAGGTCGATGCCCTGAAGCAGGGATCTGAGGCGTTTGCCGAGATGCGACGCCTGGCGATGCGCTTCAACGGCATCCTTCGCGGCAAGAGATCGGCACCACTGGATGCATGGATCGACGATGCGATCGACTCCGACCTCATTCCTATCATGCGGTTCGCTCGCGTCCTCCGCAGAGACATTCATGCCGTCAACAACGCGATCGAGCTTCCCTGGAGCAACGGGCAGGCCGAAGGCCAGATCAACCGCCTCAAGACCCTCAAGCGAGCAATGTACGGTCGGGCAGGCCCTGAATTGCTGAAGGCACGAATGCTGCCGCGGCTCCACACAAAGTGA
- a CDS encoding AAA family ATPase — MPTSDRLKTHLLRRLRRHSLRMLFRRACSADLLMPEDITVGTVSVRRYRVGPLAEIATGPTGSDNVRRRLARVHTSSVQMPVDPHAEVVKALIEEGFDVGTANEFAAEGTAPPKTDGKQKGPKLRAPSAPLLARPLLDNLKQAALPLPVMDVAIVILLAEALRAPGCSGAMLFTALKSSAPLICLRLPTREAEAVVNQLLQQGAILPHPIHLVDGLHHSFNDRWSHDDQSASARTVLSYPLTQLLAVSAERLRRTLAKATRAGAPILVLTETESLWPRRVVSSADIILDAPRLDNHMLAEIIETCLGIPIESTLHGLATRTIKTGNLGLDDLALSIRPDRHLDTVLDRLEQLSRDNITIDGDDETEEEGNAGTRTEAKDEPEGKTETTSRSTSSGRSRGKDGKYQVELILPQRIRKKRSSQQPLILETLAGYGEARQWALELKADLKLWMRKKIHWSDMSTKLLLSGPPGTGKTTFARALCNSLEIPLIATSVAEWLEPGYLGDVLRRMSSVFEAAQARQPVIMLIDEIDGIGRRDAGGGRSYDDYWISVINRLLELLDGALKSEGIIIIGATNRPDAIDPALRRSGRLETHIPIQPPDLDALEGILAHHLGPDLRRVIGSLVHAPAYQASPQEAAHE, encoded by the coding sequence ATGCCTACCAGTGATCGTCTCAAGACCCACCTGCTCCGCCGCCTCCGTCGACACTCGCTTCGTATGCTCTTCCGGCGCGCCTGCTCCGCAGACCTGCTGATGCCGGAGGATATCACGGTAGGAACGGTCAGCGTCCGAAGGTATCGGGTGGGGCCGCTCGCCGAAATTGCCACTGGCCCCACAGGCAGCGACAACGTGCGCCGTCGCCTTGCACGCGTCCATACCTCCTCGGTCCAGATGCCCGTCGATCCCCACGCGGAGGTGGTCAAGGCGCTTATCGAGGAAGGCTTCGATGTAGGGACCGCAAATGAGTTTGCCGCCGAGGGGACGGCACCACCAAAGACAGACGGGAAACAGAAAGGGCCGAAGTTGCGAGCCCCGTCAGCGCCTCTCCTCGCTCGGCCGCTGCTCGACAATCTGAAGCAAGCGGCCTTGCCCCTGCCGGTCATGGACGTTGCGATCGTGATCCTGCTCGCCGAAGCACTGCGTGCGCCCGGATGCTCTGGAGCCATGCTGTTCACGGCCCTCAAGTCGTCCGCGCCACTGATCTGCCTGCGCCTTCCAACGCGCGAGGCAGAGGCGGTGGTCAACCAGCTGTTGCAGCAAGGGGCTATCCTGCCTCACCCAATCCATCTGGTTGACGGACTCCATCATTCGTTCAATGATCGCTGGTCGCACGACGATCAGTCGGCTTCGGCCAGAACTGTTCTGTCCTACCCGCTCACCCAGCTATTGGCCGTCAGCGCTGAGCGGCTGCGCCGAACTCTGGCAAAGGCAACACGCGCAGGTGCACCCATCCTGGTGCTGACAGAAACCGAATCTCTTTGGCCACGTCGTGTCGTGAGCAGCGCCGATATCATCCTTGATGCGCCGCGGCTGGACAACCATATGCTCGCCGAAATCATCGAGACCTGCCTTGGTATTCCGATCGAGAGCACACTTCATGGGCTGGCCACGCGGACGATCAAAACCGGGAACCTCGGGCTTGATGACCTCGCGCTGTCCATCAGACCGGATCGCCACCTCGATACGGTCCTTGACCGGCTCGAACAGCTGTCGCGCGATAACATCACGATCGACGGCGATGATGAGACGGAAGAAGAGGGCAACGCCGGGACCAGGACGGAGGCAAAGGATGAGCCTGAGGGCAAGACTGAGACGACCTCTCGATCGACTTCTTCGGGCCGATCAAGGGGCAAAGACGGAAAGTACCAGGTTGAGCTGATCCTCCCGCAGAGAATACGAAAGAAGCGGAGCTCCCAACAACCTTTAATCCTGGAGACGTTGGCGGGCTACGGCGAGGCGCGGCAGTGGGCGCTGGAGCTGAAAGCTGACCTGAAGCTGTGGATGCGGAAGAAGATCCACTGGAGTGACATGAGCACGAAACTGCTCCTATCGGGACCGCCGGGAACCGGGAAGACTACCTTCGCCCGGGCTCTCTGCAATTCACTCGAGATCCCACTGATTGCTACGTCCGTGGCGGAATGGCTTGAGCCCGGGTACCTGGGCGACGTGCTTCGAAGGATGAGCTCCGTCTTCGAGGCTGCGCAGGCTCGGCAGCCCGTGATCATGCTGATCGATGAGATCGACGGAATTGGCCGACGCGATGCTGGAGGAGGCCGCTCCTATGATGATTATTGGATTTCCGTGATCAACCGATTGCTTGAGCTTCTGGACGGGGCGCTGAAGAGCGAGGGTATTATCATCATCGGAGCAACCAATCGGCCCGATGCCATCGATCCTGCCCTACGACGCTCGGGAAGACTTGAGACACACATCCCGATACAGCCGCCAGACCTCGATGCCCTGGAAGGCATCCTGGCGCACCACCTGGGACCGGACCTCAGACGCGTAATTGGGAGCCTCGTACATGCTCCGGCTTATCAGGCAAGCCCGCAGGAGGCGGCCCATGAATAG